Below is a genomic region from Deltaproteobacteria bacterium.
CCCTCGGCCCGCCTGTCGACGCCCCGATCGAGATAAAGCCGATCTTCAGGCTCGCGAGCCCCTTTTTCACGACCGGGACGGGCGGCTGGACCCCGGGTTTTGCGGTCCGGAGCGAGACGAAATGGTGCTTCCTCCTCGCTATCGCCTTGACCTTGGTGATGAGCTCGTCCTGTATTTTCATGAGGTCCAGAGCGGACGTGACGAGGTTTTTCGAAATGTAATCGGCGGCGCCCTTGTCCATCGCCTCAAAGGTCGCCTTGGCCCCTTCCTTCGTAATCGAGCTCACCATCAGAATAGGGACCGGCATCCTTTCCATGAGAGCCTCTGTCGCCTCGAGCCCGTTCATCTTCGGCATCTCGACGTCCATCGTGACTACGTCGGGCTTAAGCTCAAGCGCCATCGAAACGCCCTCTGCCCCGTCCCGCGCGGTCCCGGCGACCTCGATGCCGGGGTCGGTCTCGAGCATCTGCTTCAAAACGCGCCTCATGAAGGCGGAATCGTCTACTACGAGCACCCTTATCTTGGACATTTCACTCCCTCAATGGACATAGGCGCCCTTGGCCGACGTCAGGAGTCCCGCCATGTCGAGTATCAATATGACGTTGCCGTCGCCGGTGATGCAGGCCCCGGCAACTCCTTCTGTGCCCTTAAGGTACTCGCTCATGGACTTCATGACTATTTCCTCCTGGCCGTGGAGCCTGTCCACCAGGATCCCGAAGGACTTTTCGCCTATGCCTATGACTACGATGTATTTCCATTCGGACTGCCTCGGCGTGTCCTTGCCGGAGACGAGAGCCCCGAGCCTCACAACCGGGACGACCTTGTCCCGTATATTTATGGCCTCCCTGCCCTCTATGGTCTTTATCTCGTCGCCGGTAACCCTTATGTTTTCTATCACGTTTGAAAGCGGTATCGCGTAGACCTCTCCGCCCGCTTCGACCGTAAGCGCCTGTATTATCGCCAGCGTAAGCGGGAGCCTGAAGACTATCCTCGTACCCTTTCCAACCTCGGAATCGATGGATATAGTGCCGTTTATGCGCGAGATGTTCGTCTTTACCACGTCCATCCCAACGCCGCGGCCGGAGATGTTGCTCACCTCTTTCGCGGTCGAAAAGCCGGGCAGGAAGATAAGCCCAAGCGCGTCCCGTTCGGAGAGCCGCTCGGCCTCATCCGCGCCGATTATGCCCTTCTCGACAGCCGACCTTTTTACCGCCTCGGGGTCTATGCCCTTGCCGTCGTCGGAGACGGAGACGATGATGTTCCTCCCCTCCTGGTATGCTGAAAGGGCAATCGTGCCGCACGGGGGCTTTCCTTTCGCGGCCCTCTCCTCGGGGAGCTCCATCCCGTGGTCCACGGCGTTCCTTATGAGGTGGACTAGCGGGTCGCCTATCTCCTCGATGACGGTCTTGTCCATCTCGGTCTCCTCGCCGCTCAAGACCAGTTCCGCCTGCTTTCCCGTCTGCCTCGCGAGGTCCCTGACCATTCTCGGGAACTTGTTGAAGACCTTGGCGATCGGCTGCATCCGAATCTTCATGACGCCGAGCTGGAGGTCCGATGTCACGAGGTCCAGCTGGGCTATCGCTTCGCCAACCTGTGATTGCAAAACGCCATCGATTCCGCTCTCGGAGAGCTTCGCCCCGAGCCTCATAAGCCTGTTCCTCGAAAGGACCAGTTCGCCGGCAAGGTTAAGGACCGTATCAAGCCTGTCTATGTCGACCCTTATGGATCGGCCCTCGTCTGCTTATGGTCCTCGTCCGCTGCCTGCTTATCGGGAAGAGCGGGCGCGCTTTCATCCTGAGGGACCGCAGCCTCCCCGCTCAGTATGCCTCCAAGGAGAGCCATGACTCCGCTCGTGTCCTCTTTTTTCCCGTTCTTCTCGCGTATATTGGCGAGTATGACCCTTATCATGTCAACGGCGCGCAATATTGCGTCCATTACGGCCGGTGTCACTCTCATCTCGGATTTCCTGAGCTTATTGAGGACGTCCTCTGTAACGTGCGTGACCTCGACCATCTGGTCGAAACCAAGGAATCCGGCGGCGCCTTTTATCGTGTGGATGGACCTGAATATGTCGTTCAGGAGCGGCAGGTCGCCCGGATTTTTCTCGAGCTCCACGAACTTCTGGTCAAGGGTCTCCAGCGATTCCGCGGACTCGGCGATAAAATCGTTTATAATGTCGTCCATCTCATCCGTGGGGAAGGACACGGCTCATCCTCTCTCTTTAATGCCTTAAATTTCTGTTGTGACCAACTTGGGCTTTTATAGCTTGCGGTTTATGGCTAGGAGCCGATCTCCTTAAGAAGCCGGTCCACCATGTCCTGGCTCGCAGGCGCTTCCTTCGGCTTCCTGGGCTCGCTTGCCTTTGCTGCCGCGCCGGTGTCCTCGAATCCGAAGCTCATTGCCACATCGACTATCTTCTGCTCCACCACCGAGAGCGATTTTATGACCTTCGCCAGCTTCTGGCCGGTCAAGTCCTGGAAGGACATGAGGGCGAAGAGCTCGACCATCTCGCCCTTGCTCTTTGCGTTTATCATCTGCAGCTCGCTTATGAGGGCCGCTCCCTTGCCCGGGTCGGCTCCAGGCGCGACGGTCCACTCCGAGAGCGACTTCAAGGCAGTCCCTGCCTTGTCCTGCTCTGCCATGAGCCCCTCGACTATGTTCATTATCTTGTTGGCTGCGGTCTCCAGGTCGCCGGTAACGGACGAGAGCTGTGTCGAGGCCTCCGGGAACTGCTCGGACCCCATCTTGACCGTCGTCTCGATGGTGTCAATGCCCTGCCTTGTCTTGTCTATGAACTTTGCGAGGCCCGTAAGCTCCTCGCGTATCTTGTTCATCACGCCGCTCCATTCCCTCTGGGTCATCTCATTCCTCCGTAGTAAATATTATGCGCCTAGGGCGTTTATTGCTGGTTTACCTTCTGAAGGATAAGGTCTATCCTCTCCTTGAGCGCAGCCGCCGTAAATGGTTTCACTATGTAATTATTCACGCCGGCTTGAACGGCGCTCACGATGTTCTCCTTCGCCGCCTCCGCCGTCACCATCAGGACCGGGGTGTCCTTGAGCGCGCCGTCCGACCTTATGGCCTTCAAAAGCTCTATCCCGGGCATGTTCGGCATGTTCCAGTCCGTAACGACGAAGTCGAATTTGGCGGCCCTCAGCTTCTCAAGGGCGGTCGTGCCGTCGTCGGCCTCCTCGACGTTGTTATAGCCGATCTCCCGCAGGATGTTCTTTATTATCCTCCTCATGGTGGAGAAGTCGTCCACTACGAGTATTTTCATGTTCTGGTCCAGCATCCGGCCCTCCTCTTTATATCGAAATGGAATCAGTTCATATCAGTTTTTCGATCTCGTAAAGAAGCCTTTGCGGCGATATGGGCTTGGAGAGATAGGTCGTGACCCCCGCCTCCAGGCCCATTTTCCTGTCCGCCTCGCCGGCTTCCGTGGTTATCATTATTATCGGGATTTCCCTGTAGGCGTCCTGCCCCCGGAGGCTTTTCGAGAGCTCGTATCCGTCCATCTGGGGCATGTTGAGGTCTGTGACGATAAGGTCTATGGGGCTCGTGGCCATGAGTTCCAGCGCCTCTATCCCGTTCGACGCGCTTATTATCTTGTACCCCTTCTCCTTGATGATGTAGGACAGGAGTTTCCTCGTCGTGTCGCAGTCGTCGACTACAAGAATTTTCTTCTCCATGCTACGGCCCCTTGAATCAGATTTTTTTATAGACTACCGAGCGCTCCACGCTCACCGGCCTGAAGAGCCTTGTTATGCTGTGAAGCGATTCCGAAAACCCGACGAGCAGGTACCCGCCTTTTTCCATGCTGTCGTAGAGGTGGCCAATCGCCTTTTTCTTGGACGCGTCGTCGAAATAAATGAGCACGTTCCTGCAGAAGACTATGTCCATGCCTCGGACCATCCTGGTCTCGTTCGCCTCGACAAGGTTTATCTTCTTGTATCGGACGAGCGAGCGCGCCTTGCCGTTTATCGTGTACGTGTCGCCGTTGCCGGTAAAGTACTTCCTTATGTACTCCTCCGGCGTGTTCCTGAGCGAATACTTTTCATATACCCCGGCGGCGGCCTTGAGGACGCCGTCGCTTATGTCGCTCCCGAGTATGTCGACGTTCCAGCCCCTCAGCACCACCCCGTCCTCGTGGAGCATCATGGAGATGGTCAGCGGCTCCTCGCCCGTCGAGCAGGCGGCGCTCCAGATCCTGATGTTCCTGTCGGAGGTCCTGGACTTCTCCTCTATCACCTTTGAGACCACGCCTTTTCTGAACGCCTCCAGCTGGGGGCCGTCCCTGAAAAAACTCGTCTCGTTCGTGACGATCGAATTGCATACCGCCTGAAGCTCGCGCTCCTTTTCGGCGTCGTATGTGAGGAAATAATAGTAGTCCTCGAAGGTCTTCAGGTCCTTCAGCTCAAGCCTTCTCGCGAGCCTCGTCTCCAGGAGATACTTCTTGTTCTCGGGGATGAAGATCCCCGACCGTTTGTAGACGATATCCCTGAGGAGAAAAAAAGTCTCGTCGGAGAGCTTTGGCTTATTTATTCCCAAAGTCAGCATCTAAGCGTTTCGATGGCGCTCTCGACCGCCCCCCTTACGCTGGGGTCCGGATGGTTTACGAACTGCTCGAGCGCGCCGACGGCGGCGGTTGCGCCGAGCCTCTCAAGGGCCCTGGCCGCAGCGGCCTTCACTGGCGCCTCGTCCTTTATGAGCTTTTCTATTATGAGGTTCTCGATATCGTGCTCGCCCAGTTCCCCGAGCAGCAGAACCGAGTGGTACCTCACCCATATGTTCCTGTCCATGAGCGACCGGACCAGCGCGGATTTTATCTTTTCTCCGCTCCAGCCGTTGAGTCCTTTCAGGACCGAAAGCTTCACATCGTCGCTGTCGTCCGCAAGGCCCTTTATGAGGACGTCGGCCGCGTACGGAAACCCGAGCCTGGCCATGGACTTGTAGGCGGCCTTCCTGACGCTGGGGCTCCTGTCCTGGGCCGCGGCCTTGAGCGAGTCGAGGGCCTTCTCGTCCCCGATAAGGCCCAGGCCCCTTGCCCCCATTTCCCTCATCTGCTCGTTCGGGTCTTCGAGAAAGGACGTGAAGCCCTTTCTTACCGAGTCGGCCGGGATGAGCGCAAGGCTGTCAGTTATCTCCTCCATGACGTCCCTGTACGATTCTTTCCGCACCGCGTCGAAAAGCCTCGTGACG
It encodes:
- a CDS encoding protein phosphatase CheZ, which translates into the protein MTQREWSGVMNKIREELTGLAKFIDKTRQGIDTIETTVKMGSEQFPEASTQLSSVTGDLETAANKIMNIVEGLMAEQDKAGTALKSLSEWTVAPGADPGKGAALISELQMINAKSKGEMVELFALMSFQDLTGQKLAKVIKSLSVVEQKIVDVAMSFGFEDTGAAAKASEPRKPKEAPASQDMVDRLLKEIGS
- a CDS encoding chemotaxis response regulator protein-glutamate methylesterase, which produces MSKIRVLVVDDSAFMRRVLKQMLETDPGIEVAGTARDGAEGVSMALELKPDVVTMDVEMPKMNGLEATEALMERMPVPILMVSSITKEGAKATFEAMDKGAADYISKNLVTSALDLMKIQDELITKVKAIARRKHHFVSLRTAKPGVQPPVPVVKKGLASLKIGFISIGASTGGPRAVQAVLANLPAGLDTSILVSVHMPRMFTGAFAERMNEVCKLPVKEAENGESVGFGKVFISPGGLQTRVRRKGLTEFFFQVDNEPRDAMYRPSIDISMSSVAESYPGRSLGVILTGMGSDGREGMRLIKEKGGKTIAQDEHTCTVYGMPKSVIEAGLADKVVPLELIAAEIINMI
- the cheY gene encoding chemotaxis response regulator CheY, which translates into the protein MDQNMKILVVDDFSTMRRIIKNILREIGYNNVEEADDGTTALEKLRAAKFDFVVTDWNMPNMPGIELLKAIRSDGALKDTPVLMVTAEAAKENIVSAVQAGVNNYIVKPFTAAALKERIDLILQKVNQQ
- a CDS encoding response regulator codes for the protein MEKKILVVDDCDTTRKLLSYIIKEKGYKIISASNGIEALELMATSPIDLIVTDLNMPQMDGYELSKSLRGQDAYREIPIIMITTEAGEADRKMGLEAGVTTYLSKPISPQRLLYEIEKLI
- a CDS encoding Hpt domain-containing protein: MDDIINDFIAESAESLETLDQKFVELEKNPGDLPLLNDIFRSIHTIKGAAGFLGFDQMVEVTHVTEDVLNKLRKSEMRVTPAVMDAILRAVDMIRVILANIREKNGKKEDTSGVMALLGGILSGEAAVPQDESAPALPDKQAADEDHKQTRADP
- a CDS encoding chemotaxis protein CheA; translation: MRLGAKLSESGIDGVLQSQVGEAIAQLDLVTSDLQLGVMKIRMQPIAKVFNKFPRMVRDLARQTGKQAELVLSGEETEMDKTVIEEIGDPLVHLIRNAVDHGMELPEERAAKGKPPCGTIALSAYQEGRNIIVSVSDDGKGIDPEAVKRSAVEKGIIGADEAERLSERDALGLIFLPGFSTAKEVSNISGRGVGMDVVKTNISRINGTISIDSEVGKGTRIVFRLPLTLAIIQALTVEAGGEVYAIPLSNVIENIRVTGDEIKTIEGREAINIRDKVVPVVRLGALVSGKDTPRQSEWKYIVVIGIGEKSFGILVDRLHGQEEIVMKSMSEYLKGTEGVAGACITGDGNVILILDMAGLLTSAKGAYVH
- a CDS encoding protein-glutamate O-methyltransferase CheR encodes the protein MGINKPKLSDETFFLLRDIVYKRSGIFIPENKKYLLETRLARRLELKDLKTFEDYYYFLTYDAEKERELQAVCNSIVTNETSFFRDGPQLEAFRKGVVSKVIEEKSRTSDRNIRIWSAACSTGEEPLTISMMLHEDGVVLRGWNVDILGSDISDGVLKAAAGVYEKYSLRNTPEEYIRKYFTGNGDTYTINGKARSLVRYKKINLVEANETRMVRGMDIVFCRNVLIYFDDASKKKAIGHLYDSMEKGGYLLVGFSESLHSITRLFRPVSVERSVVYKKI